The DNA window TTCTGAAATGAAGTGTGTTAATGTAAATGAAAACTCAAGAGCAAGCTGGTTTGACGCCTGTTTATTGCCTTTTCCCCAGATGAGAGGATAACTGTATTGGTCATTGGTGGTGGAGGCCGGGAGCATGCTCTTTGTTATGCCTTGAACCGTTCCCCATCTTGCAGTGCAGTTTTATGCGCCCCTGGTAATGCGGGTATTGCTCATTCCGGGGATGCAACTTGTATCTTAGATTTGGACATCTCCAGTAGTGCTGATGTTATCTCGTTCTGTCGTAAGAGGGGTGTGGGAATGGTTGTAGTGGGTTCTGAAGCCCCACTTGTTGCGGGTCTTGTGAATGACCTTGTCAAAGTTGGGATACCAACCTTCGGCCCTTCATCAGAGGCTGCAGCGTTAGAAGGATCAAAGGACTTCATGAAGAAGCTATGTGACAAGTACAATATCCCCACAGCCAAGGTACTTCCTATTACAATTTATGCTGACTGTTAAGCTTAAGCCCTATAGGCTAGCCTTGGTCTGGCTACAGGGTTTTGTTTATGAAAGATGCCTGCATATAGGTGACTGCATCTGCAGGTTAACAAATGAATCAAATATACCATTTTAGGTACTGTCATAGAGACACTTCCTTTGTTTTGACACAATTGCTAGCCCTGCTCTTATACTAAAATCATATCAAACAGTCACATACACTATGAGTAATCAGCTCTTATTTTCCATGGGCATCCCATGATTTTCTGGCTGAACTATATTAAAGAACCATTCATAATTATATTTGAAATTGAAGTCACTTTGTTGCTCGAAAATGAGAAAATGCAAAGTCAGTATACAAAAATAGGAAATGCCAGCTCATTCATTTGTATGTATTTATAATTTCAGATGTTAAGCCATACAAACCTTGCTAGTCTGAGCAGTGAGCACTTATGTTCTCTCTTGTAGTATCGCACATTCATGGATGCTGTGGAAGCTAAACAATATGTCAAACAAGAAGGAGCACCTATTGTTGTTAAAGCTGATGGACTGGCCGCTGGAAAGGGTGTGGTTGTTGCGATGACTTTGGATGAGGCATTTGAAGCCATAGACTCTATGTTGGTTGAAGGCTCATTTGGTTCTGCTGGTTCACGGGTTATCATTGAAGAATTTCTAGAGGGTGAAGAAGCATCTTTCTTTGCATTGGTAGATGGTGAAAATGTTTTGCCTCTTGAATCAGCACAGGATCACAAAAGAGTTGGTGATGGTGATGTTGGCCCAAATACTGGCGGTATGGGTGCATACTCCCCTGCACCAATAGTGACAGATGAGCTCAAGCGCATAGTCATGGAAAGTATAATTATCCCTACCGTTAAAGGCATGGCAGCCGAAGGGTGCAAGTTTGTTGGTGTATTATATGCTGGACTTATGATTGAGAAGAAATCTGGGCTGCCTAAGCTTATTGAGTACAATGTAAGATTTGGTGACCCAGAATGCCAGGTTAGTTACCCATCTCAAAATCTAGTATTCATTTCTGTATGTTTACAGGTCAAGAAGTTTCACAATATTAATTGTCAAAAACAAGATCAAATCAAAAGGTTCATGCAGTTTAACTACTGTATAGTAGAGTTTTGGAATGCATCCAGCAAGAATGTAGTACAGACAAAAAAAAGTATCAAACTAAATATCTGCAGCCACAAAACAAGGATGTTAAAAGAGCTCTGGCTGaatgaaaaaagaaagaaagagatcaTCTGCTTCCAGGATCATTTTGAATAAAATCATCTGATTGTTTAATAGACTTTCAATCTAACGGACCAATGCATTATAGTTTATATACATGTCTAAATTTGATTTTTGCAATTTTGTTTTTGGTTTACATGACAACAATATAATCAAGGCATTTTCATTGGACAACAGAATGCAACGAATTTTGCATACCTTTCCAACAGAGTCTATCGTTGTGCTGCACTTTTGCGCTGAGATTTGCTCTCTAGGTCTGCCTCCAGTATTTCActctattttcttttttctttaacgAACGCTCACTCTATTTTCTTCCTGTGGAGAAGCTGAATAGGCTGCAGCCCTATATATCATTTCTGCATTTCTGTGTTACACAATAGCATAGTGGAGTTAGCCTATGTGATCAGAGATACGATGTGCAATCTAAAAAAAGGAGATACAAGGTATAGCGAAAACAATAATGGCAGAGCCCAGTGAGTAATTGCAACACATACCTTTTCTAGATCTGCCTATTCAGGATTAATCTTCTAGCCATTATACTGTTCCATATTATTTGTTTAATTAGTATTAACTACCATAGTTTTCGAGGGAAAAAAGTATTAACTACTATAAAGTTTCTCTAATTCATGTAATTGTGGAAACTCCAATATTTTACTCTATCTGCtgtaaaaagttccatttttGTTTTTATACATCAATGATAGTCTATTTGGTTTGGCCAGTTTAGATGGCCCCTAGAAGggtaggcctggtgcagtggtgagagctgtctcactgagtcaccaagtctgtgggttcgaagcagcctctttgtagattttgcgggggaaaggctctcggtttatcccttccccagaccccactcatgtggtagcctccggcactgggtctgcccttttttagTTTAGATGGCACTGGACCCAACAGTGGGACTTGCTTAATGAGTGGAGGCCCGGTAGCTGCACCAGAAGGGCAGGGACAGATGAAATACTAGGAAGTAGGAACTATGATTCTTGCTTAATGAGTGGAGATACAGTACATAGGGCAAGTTGACCCTGAAGGAACTGACTTCTGAAATTAAGGAAACAAACCAATATAATTTTACCTCTAAATAAGAACAAATCTTAAGTCTACTGGATCTGTAAACACTGGGGATCAAAAGTACTACCTATCAAAATTAAATCTTAAAGCATGTCAGGAAAAAAGTATGATTGTTTTTTGTATCAGGAGTAGCTGTTATCTAAGTACATAGGAACTCAATTGCAGGCCAGCATCACTTCAGATTGCTATTGGTGTAACTAAAAATGCCAATGCATTGCTACATTGTAATTATAATGTTCAATGATCTTTATAGAAAATTTCCTTTGCTTTTGTTGTGCTTGTCTAATACATCTCATAATTATGTACTTGACCTGTGAAATATTATTTCTGTTATATTCCAATTATCCTTTTCTCTACTAATTTGTATTCCTGTCATTATAGGTTCTGATGATGCGATTAGAATCTGATTTGGCACAAGTTCTGTTATCAGCTTGCCAGGGAGGATTAAGCAATGTTTCACTTACCTGGTCACCTGAAATGGCAATGGTGGTTGTAATGGCAAACCAAGGGTACCCTGGCTCTTATAAGAAGGGGACTGTAATAAAAAACCTAGACAGGGCTGAGGAGGCCTCTCCAGCTGTCAAGATATTCCATGCTGGGACAGCACTAGATGAAGATGGCAATCTTGTCGCCATTGGAGGTCGAGTTCTTGGTGTCACTGCCAAGGGCAAGGACATCGAAGAAGCAAGGGCAAGAGTATATAATGCAGTAGATGCTATTGATTGGCCAGAAGGGTTCTTCAGGCGTGACATTGGTTGGCGAGCACTGTGGCACAAGCAAGTGGCTAACTACCCATGACCATGGGATTTTCTTAGAGAACCACAACTAAGGTGAGCTTGTAGTGATACAAGTAATAAGAAGGGAAACATGTAACCTTCACTGTTTTTGGTTGTGGAAAGACAAAGTATTGCTGGTCAAACAGCAGCATGTTCAAATTTTAACACCTGCTGGTTTCAGTATTTGTAGATGTTTAAACTGATCTTGTGTTCAGAGTCCAGACAAACACTTGAGTGAAATTGCACCATCTGAATTCTGACCGTGTCTTCAATTTTCTGACAAATAATTGTGACATCTCCTACATGTTTATGCTGAGTTACTGTCCATTAAAATGCTAATGATACTTTTGTGTTTTCATATTATGTATACTATACTAGTTGGACCAGCTCTATCATTTGACAGTACAGAACAGAGGTGCACACAACGCAACAGCAAGAATATTGGCTAACAAGGACCAACTACAGTAGCATATAGCTACAGGAGAAGGAGAGATGGAAAACGCCAATACAAACAGTTGATATGAAATCCTGAGTGCGGCAGCTCTATGTAAATCCTCTCGATTGGTTTATGGTGCAACGGCTTTCCCGGTGACCGTGAtcgagcctgttcgtttggctgtggctttcgtaaacgatcgtaaatttacagccgaaacagtatttttctctcacacaaaccagccagcagtacttcttcacgaaccagcaacgatacgaaccagccaaccgaacaggctgatctaAGCGGCAGCCATCAGAGGTAATCTAAATATTCTCTCTTCGTTTTCATTGCTACATGAGCTTTTGCCATGTCAAGTGACAGTTAAATTGGCACTCCTTTCGATTATAGCTTCTTAGAAATCCATCATCCTGACAATCCTGTTTGGTGAAATGACTAACAAAAGTACAAGGTGTTCCAGTAAGCATCTTGATCTCGTGTCTGTCTTCCATCCCTTATAAAACTTGCAGCTTCTATCTCTCCTTTAACTTTCATGATTAAAGCTACACATCTAAGCGCGACGGTCGAACCGGTTTTCTCGTGTGAATTCTCgagctgcatctgcatgcatgctGACACTGCAAGTCCTGACTGAAaccatgttgctgctgctgtccaTATACGTACGGATATCATCTGTTCAAACCTCTGAATTTTCTCAGTGCTGTCCATATACGTACGGATATCATCTGTTCAAACCTCTGAATTTTCTCAGTGGTTCATCCTATTTCTGCTTCCATAAAAGTTGTGCGATTCAGTTGTCTGTCTAGCTTGTGTGCTTTAAGCGTCGTTGGGAAGTGAGATGTTTTCAAAGACTGTCAAGTACCGCTCTTTTTTCGCACTTCTCTTTCATGCTTTGCTTTCCCTGAAACCAAAGCTCCAGTCAAGAATCTTCCAACAGATGATCACCACACCTGTTGCTGACAAAAAATGGCTCAAATAATACAAAAAGCCATGAACAAGTACCGGGAGTACTCATTAGACATAAACAAGGATTAGTGTAAAGGTGAGGAGCTTGTACTAGAGTTGTAGTGGGCAATGGATGGTGGCTAAAGATTACCAGGAGATTACAAAGCGCGAAAGCTATGATGATAGAAGGGATGCTATTGTTGCATGCATTGGACATCACAAACCCCCAGTAGCTAGGCGATAGCATATGATCGGACCCTATACACCTTTGAATTGCTAGATAATGAACCAAAAGAATTTGGGGGGaaagagagagggggagagaaaagaaagatacaaaaaaatatatactaATAAAGTTACATGTTATTGATCCCCAGCTCTTGTCACACCATCTCCAATGTCGGCCGACCAACGTGTAGAACGTACGTCTAGCTCCAATCTGCACTACAGTGCATGCTAGCTGTAACTTTAGTCCTGCATGATGATGAGTCGTCGTGTGTTTCTGTAACAATGGCGAGAAACAGGTGTATCAGGCCAGCAGGTCCGGGAACAGCTTGTAGCAGTTGGCCGGCGGCGGCTCCTTCCCGCCGCCGTCGGGACTGCTGCTCTCCTCCCCGCCCGGTGTCggagccgccaccgccgccgaggaGGTTGAGGTGGACGGCGACGTCTGCGCGGACGCCGACGCCGCGTGGCGCGGGAACTCGTCGGCGAGCATCTGCACCACCTCCCGCATGGTGGGGCGCTCCACGCTGTTGTCCTGCACGCAGAGCATGGCGACGAAGAAGAGGTGCGCCACCTCGTCGCCGGGCGCGCCAACAAGCCTGCGGTCCGCGATCCCCGGCACGGCCTCCCGTCGTCCTGCCGTGGCGCGCTTGGCCCACTGCACGATGTCCACGCCTTCCCCGAAGTCGGGCCCCACGGGGCGGCGCCCCGTGACGAGCTCCAGCAGCACCACCCCGTAGCTGTACACGTCGCTCTTCTCGTCCACCCGCAGCGTGTACGCGTACTCTGAAAATTGCACGTAAAAAGAGGTTGCACGATCAGTATTGGTAGTATATATAATATAAGCAGGTTATTTAAGCTGCTGCCCTAGCTAATGTTTGTCTATTACGCGTGCCCATGCTGGGCAAGGCGATCCCAGCCAAATCGTATCTTTGGGCACGCATGAACCCAAAAATAAACTACTAGCTGTATGTATTGAAGCGAATGCCACTGTTGCCAAAAagtagagagaaagaaaagaaaagttggTGACTGCACGCATTAACAGTGGCGTATGTATGCATGCCCCCCTCTGCCGTTGAAAAAAGCATGGCCCGTCGTCTCCCTTTGGCGACGTTGCATTGCATGGGGCAGGGAGGAGCACGCCGCTTTGGCGAAGCCCCATGCGGACGACGACGCCTTTTGGTTGCGCTTGGGTTATTGCGTGCCGGTCAAAGATACAGCAGCGGGAAGGAAGGGACCAAGGCCAGCCGGAAAAACGCGagtgctgttcttcttctccccaACGACTGGATTCGTCGTCTCAGCTGTTGTACTGAGAGTGACAGCGTATGCGTACCTCCAATTTCGAATCCCTGGGTGGCCAACCAAGACATCTGACCTCTGGACCGCACCACCATGACCATGAGCATGCAGTGCAGGACGACATGCATGCGTTCACGCCATTGATGGCCTTTGGAGTTTGGTGGCAAGCCCGATGCTGCTCCTCTGCGGTCTCTGGACTGCCCTGGCCTGGGTGCATGGGGAACGGCGAAGGCGGACGACGCCGCGGAGGAGGCCCACCGGGCCCACGCCCGCATCGTCCAGTCACCATCGGCGctggggccggggccggggcccgCGCCGGGAATTATTGGGCGATCCGAGTCTGCCCAGAGGACCTCTTTTTGGTGGGTCGCCGAGTCTGCCCAGAGGACCTCTTTTTGGCCGCTTTCGATGCCGGGCCCACGGCTCAGTGCTGACGTGGCTGCTGCCGCGCAATGTACTCCTACGAATTTGTGTGCCGCAGCGTGTCAGGGAGCCATACCCCCAGATATCGCCATTTCATCATGGCTTCAATCATCgtgtgtgtgtgtctctctctctatatatacgtTGGTCTACGTTGGTATGGGCAGCCCCGGTCAGGCTGTACTCTGCTCACGTGTCCTAGTACCGTGTATGTACGGTTGGCGCGGAGGCAAGACAGCGCTTGAGGCGCCACTGTCGCGTCCCGATTGACCATTGACACGTTGAATAGCAGATACTACTCACCGATCAATCAAAATCAAATCCTAACCGTCTGATTTATGAGCAGAAACGGACGGAGATGGTACGTACCAGGGGCGATGTAGCCGTAGGATCCAGCGACGGCGGACATGCACTCGTCGGTGGCGCCGCCGGAGCCGCGGCGGAAGAGGAACTTGGCGAGGCCGAAGTCCGCGACGCGGGCCTCCAGGTTGTCGCCGAGGAGGATGTTGTTGGACTTGACGTCGCGGTGCACGATCATGGGGGAGCAGTCGTGGTGGAGGTAGCACAGCCCGCGCGCCGCCTCCAGCGCGATCCGGTACCGCCGCTCCCACGCCAGGGACGCGCCGCGCTTCTTGCCGTTGCCGTGGAGCACCTCCCCGAGGCTGCCGCCGCCCATGTACTCGTACACCAGCACGTTCGCGTCGCGGTTCGTGCAGAAGGCCAGCAGGCGCACGATGTTCCGGTGCCGGATGCTGCCCAGCGTCCGGACCTCAGCTTTGAACCCGCGGTCGTCGCCCTGCCCCTGCTGGGACTGCTGCAGGCGCTTCACCGCGATCGCGCCGCCCGACCGGGTGCGCCCGGCGTACacgacgccggcgccgccgcggccCACCACGTTGCCGTCCTTCATGCACTCGATCACCTCCGCCACGCCGAAGTCCACCTTGTGGAACGCCGTGAACCGCCACCTgccttccccgccgccgccgccgtccacgcGGAACGACCGCGCGCGGAGCACGGCCGCCGCGGCGAACACCACGGAGCAGGCCAGCAGGCCTAGCGCCAGCACCAGCTTCAGCGCCCCGCCGCGccgcgtcgtcatcgtcgtcacgCCCCCCGCAACGCCGCCTCCGGCGCCTTCCGTGTAGTTGCACGGCCGGCTCACCACCGGGCCGCACAGCCTCGGGTTGCCCGCGAACGCCGTCGCGTTCAGGTACCCGAGCTGCCCCGTGTCCGGGAGCTGCCCGGACAGGTCGTTGTACGAGAAGTCCGCTGCCGTGAGGCTGATCATGGCACCGATCGCCGCCGGGATCGCGTCCTCCAGCGCGTTCCGCGACAGGTTGAGGTAGTTCAGCACCCGGATGCCCGCGATCGCCTCGGGGATCGCGCCGGACAGGTTGTTCCTGCTGAGGTCGAGGTACGTGAGCTCGCCGCACTGCCCGACGGCCGCCCCTGGGATCGGGCCCGACAGCTCATTGCCGCTGAGGTCGAGCTTCACGAGCCGCTGGAGCTCCCCGAGCTCCGCCGGCACGGCGCCGCCGATCCGGTTGTTGCTCGCCAGCAGCGTCTGCAGCGCGGTGAGGTTGGCCAGCGTGCTCGGCAGCGGGCCCGACAGCAGGTTGTTGGACAGGTTGAGCTGCGCCAGCTGCGAAGACGAACTGGCGGCGGACGCGCTCGGGTTCGACGGCACGGCGCCGGAGAGCAGGTTGTTGTGGAGCTCCAGCAGGCTGAGCCGTGGCAGGTACAGCAGCCCGGCGGGGATGCTGCCGTTGAGGTAGTTCTGGCCGAGCCGGACGCGGGTGAGGCTCGTGCACGAGCCGAGCGAGCCCGGGATGGGCCCGAAGAGGAAATTGTTCATGAGGATGGCCGTGTGGAGCTGCCCTGACGCGCACAGCGTCTCCGGGATGACGCCGGTGAGGCGGTTCGAGGACAGGTCGACGAGCCGGAGCGGCGCGCTGGCGCCGAGCCCCGCGGGGACGCGGCTCGTGAGGTTGTTCATGAACAGCTGCACCGTCTCCAGGCGCGGCAGCGCGGCGATGAAGTCGGGCACGGGGCCGTGGAGCCGGTTCAGGAATAGGTTGAGCAGCCTGAGCGAGGTGAGCGACGCCAGCGAGCGAGGGACCTCGCCGGTGAGCGCGTTGTTGGAGAGGTCCAGCGCGGTGAGCGACGTGAGGTTGCCGAGCTCCGGCGGGATGGGCCCGGAGAGCTGGTTGGTGTGGAGGAACAGCGTGTCGAGGGACGCGAGCGCGCCGAGCTCCGCGGGCACCCGCCCCGTGAGGCCGCAGTTGGAGACGTCCAGCACGGTGAGGCTGCGCAGCCGCCCCAGCGCCGGCGGGATGCCGCCGTCGAACACGTTGTAGTACCCCAGGTAGAGCTCCCGGAGTGTGGTGAGGTTGCCGAGCTCCGTCGGGATGCGGCCCTGCAGGTTGTTGCCGTTGAGGGACAGGTACTCCACCGCGGGCATCGCGCCGTACGCCGACGGGATCTCCCCCTTGAAGTAGTTGCCGCCGAGGTCCAGGTACCGGAGCCTCGGGAGTACCGCGACGCCGAGCGGCAGCGGGGACGAGAAGTTGTTGTCGTAGGCGTCCAGCACCTCGAGCGCGGGAAGCGAGGCGAAGTCCCAGCCGCCGTCGAGGTCGAGCGCGCCGCTCAGCTGGTTCCCGGACACGTTGACGTGGCGCAGCGCCGGGAGCGGCGACGCGATGGCCACGGCGCCCACGATGCTGTTCCCTGCCAGCGAGAGGGACTCGAGCGCGCCGAGCCCCGTCAGCAGGACCGAGACGGGCGCCGCGCCGCTGGACGACACGTTCATGTTGGCGATGTCGACGGCGACCACGCGCCCGGCCGCGCCGCACCGGACGCCCGTCCAGGAGCAGACGGACCCGGCATTGGCCGCCGACCACGACCGCAGCGCGCCCGGGCGGCAGCCCAGCGCAGTCTTGAGCGCGAGCAGCGCCATCGCGTCGCCGCGCAGGTCGCCGGTCCCGGTCCCATTGCCatcggcggcggcgttggtggaCAGGAGCGCGAAATGCAGGAGCGCGAGAAGGAGCAGAGGTGGCGAGGGCCTCATCGATCGGGGTGCGTCGATTGTTTCTTGGGTTCGTCTCTGAGCTTGTGAATTGCTGTTCAGGAGACTAGCTAGAGGAACTGAGCTGCGGCCATTGGCGCCGGCATTGGAGGTTATTTAGTAAGCTGGGCAGAGAGTGGAGGAGGAGGGGTAAAGGCATGCGAGAATCTTGAGAAGCTTCACAAGAAGATGGAGTGGAGGCTTGAGAGTGAAGCTGGGAGGTGGAAGATGATAGATAGTGTCAGGGGCGATCGAGGGGAATATGTTCGTTCGTTCATGGAGGGGGGTTTGTCTTTTGAGATATATATGGCGTGTGGGTGAAGGGTGTCTAGACTCACTCTAGAGCAGCGCAGTAGCACTCTGTGCTAGCTAGTGcattgctctgctctgctctctgGTTTTCAGTGGTGCTAGGGTGATTCTCTCGCTCGCTCTCATCTCCTTCCTTTTGCTGTTCTTTGGGGACTTTGGGAGGAGAGGGAAGGCAACTGTTGAAGGCTTTTTGTAGGCGAGGAAGCAGCCATGGCAAAAGAGATGGGATGGGTGTGGCGCAAGTGGCTTGCACTGTGCTAGGGAGTTTCTTCTAGCTTTGAAATTCTCTAAGGACATGCATGCATGGTCCAttttaaggatgaaaacggtcggaaacagTCGAAAAACTCTTAAATTGTTTTCTACTTTTATatttgaaatacgaaaacgaaagcgaaaacggtaaaaccggacacgaaaacgaacgcgaacttacgaattatcgagaatttcgaaaacgaaccaattcgagcggattgatgtcgaacacggtcgatttacgaaaactcaatacggaataccgacccgtagaccaagtgcatgactaagtgcatacatgatcaagttcaagtgcatataataattaacaagtgcatattatagaaacatgaactcgaactgagtcagaataattttattaatctttttagaatagatgtagtattttattttaaagatttattcggatttttcttttgagtaacaaagatttattcggctgatgcaaaaactatcaaatgattgactttgcaggtgggggttaaaccgatgagtTTGATGGGCTATGGTCCAGGTGGGCTTTTGTGTAGATGCTGCTAGTTTCCTGACATTTAGTACCATCTCGTGAGgtgaagagagatgaggctgggcgccgtctataagagagggcaactggccaccagtagaaagaatGCAGCTGCGTGGTAAACAACCtataattgggctgtatgacctgtgcagttggctAAATTCGGTTTaaccgaattttcaattcggaatatttcaaattaaaagtagaaaagtagaaaacggtcgaaaaatgtctaaaccgttttctacttttacatttgaaatacgaaacatctgaaatgcgaaagcgaaaacgataaagtcggacaagaaaatgcggattcgatcggattaaatatagaaaatgaTGCGGTTCGGTTCGAGATATTTCCGTTCTGTTTTCATCCTTAGTCCCTTTGGTATTTGTATTTTGGTGGGTCCAAATCTTTTGTTTGTGCTATTGGTTCGGTTAAGAGCGTATTTGGAGGGAAAAGGTTTGTTTGAGTTATGATGATGGCGTTGTCGCGCCCGACAGCAAAAGAGGAATGCACTCCGGTCTGCATCAACGTACAGGAGCCGCCGAGCCGGCCCTATGAGTTTCGGTAATGATTGTGTAGAGCACAACAAAACAAATGGATCGGGGAGATCTGCTCTCCTGGATTGTCGCTTTGCTAGGAGCTACGGCCGCCGCAGTCACGATGAAACACATTTACGGTAAAATGATATTAGTTAGTCTGAAAACTGGGTTTACTAGAGAGTGTGCATGCATTGTGAGCGTCTGTATTGTCTTTGTTCTGTATAatttttttcataaaaaaaacCAGACATCTTGAACCATAGCTTGCAAATATCCTCTAGATTGGTTACTCGTCAGGTGAAGCAACGAATAACTCTGAAACCCAAAACTGAAAAATGATACTaaattcgttccaaattatagtttgtttgacttttttAACCCTAAGTTTGACCATTCGTTTTATTTAAAAATCtgtgcaaaatatcacttcttttgttgtgtcttgctttattaacaaacgTTCTTCAGGAATGACTTAAATTTAACTATGTTTGCACaattttttttgaataagacgggTGGTCAAATTTAGggtaaaaaaaagtcaaatgaattataatttagaatggagggagtactgcaTTCTTGAGCTCACAGAGAATGAGAGATAGATGCTAAAGGTGAGTGATCTGAGTGGGCAGGATAGGGAGGCGAGCAAGGAAGGGACAGGTTCCATATCACCCTGCCAATGCCCATCCACGGCGAGGTGGTGGGAGGCAGGTGCAATTGCAGGCCAAGGCCACCGTCGATGCGAGCGCGGCCGGCCGCCCGGCTAAAGCGGCGTTCAAAGGTGGCCGGCTCCGGGCCTCCGGCTGGCTGGGACACGGGACACTGGGGACAGGGGCCAGCAAAAGAAAGCAAAGGGGAGGTGAGGTGAGACGAGAGAAATAAAGCGGCCGCTGGTGCTACTGGTGCCGGGGCGCGCCGGCTGCAAAACAAAAGGCCGCGCTTGACCGCTTTGCATGCAGCAACGGCCCCGCCGTCCCTACTCCCTCCGGCGGCTCCAGTTCGGCAAAGCGATGACGCGGACGCCACCGGCACGGACCGCATTTCAGGAGGGCTGGCTTGCTCCGCGTCCCTTCCTCGGTCCCTCCGGTCACAAGGATGCATGGCCGGACGGTGCATGATTGATGCGCTGATCGGAGCGAGTTTATAGGGAGATCGTCTTTGAGCCGAATGACTGATTTGAAGTTAAGCATAAGCAACACAAACCAGCAGGCTATCTCTGCTCCAGTACGTGCAGTGCTCCTGCAGCACCGGCA is part of the Miscanthus floridulus cultivar M001 chromosome 9, ASM1932011v1, whole genome shotgun sequence genome and encodes:
- the LOC136481806 gene encoding phosphoribosylamine--glycine ligase-like, translating into MACAAYSIRGPLMLAARHRTDLPANNDLCIGLKSSVSYPVAQRWSSDSSSVVMQHVISHRHLIVRASARNSKASATEVGTASSDERITVLVIGGGGREHALCYALNRSPSCSAVLCAPGNAGIAHSGDATCILDLDISSSADVISFCRKRGVGMVVVGSEAPLVAGLVNDLVKVGIPTFGPSSEAAALEGSKDFMKKLCDKYNIPTAKYRTFMDAVEAKQYVKQEGAPIVVKADGLAAGKGVVVAMTLDEAFEAIDSMLVEGSFGSAGSRVIIEEFLEGEEASFFALVDGENVLPLESAQDHKRVGDGDVGPNTGGMGAYSPAPIVTDELKRIVMESIIIPTVKGMAAEGCKFVGVLYAGLMIEKKSGLPKLIEYNVRFGDPECQVLMMRLESDLAQVLLSACQGGLSNVSLTWSPEMAMVVVMANQGYPGSYKKGTVIKNLDRAEEASPAVKIFHAGTALDEDGNLVAIGGRVLGVTAKGKDIEEARARVYNAVDAIDWPEGFFRRDIGWRALWHKQVANYP
- the LOC136481807 gene encoding leucine-rich repeat receptor-like serine/threonine-protein kinase BAM1, coding for MRPSPPLLLLALLHFALLSTNAAADGNGTGTGDLRGDAMALLALKTALGCRPGALRSWSAANAGSVCSWTGVRCGAAGRVVAVDIANMNVSSSGAAPVSVLLTGLGALESLSLAGNSIVGAVAIASPLPALRHVNVSGNQLSGALDLDGGWDFASLPALEVLDAYDNNFSSPLPLGVAVLPRLRYLDLGGNYFKGEIPSAYGAMPAVEYLSLNGNNLQGRIPTELGNLTTLRELYLGYYNVFDGGIPPALGRLRSLTVLDVSNCGLTGRVPAELGALASLDTLFLHTNQLSGPIPPELGNLTSLTALDLSNNALTGEVPRSLASLTSLRLLNLFLNRLHGPVPDFIAALPRLETVQLFMNNLTSRVPAGLGASAPLRLVDLSSNRLTGVIPETLCASGQLHTAILMNNFLFGPIPGSLGSCTSLTRVRLGQNYLNGSIPAGLLYLPRLSLLELHNNLLSGAVPSNPSASAASSSSQLAQLNLSNNLLSGPLPSTLANLTALQTLLASNNRIGGAVPAELGELQRLVKLDLSGNELSGPIPGAAVGQCGELTYLDLSRNNLSGAIPEAIAGIRVLNYLNLSRNALEDAIPAAIGAMISLTAADFSYNDLSGQLPDTGQLGYLNATAFAGNPRLCGPVVSRPCNYTEGAGGGVAGGVTTMTTRRGGALKLVLALGLLACSVVFAAAAVLRARSFRVDGGGGGEGRWRFTAFHKVDFGVAEVIECMKDGNVVGRGGAGVVYAGRTRSGGAIAVKRLQQSQQGQGDDRGFKAEVRTLGSIRHRNIVRLLAFCTNRDANVLVYEYMGGGSLGEVLHGNGKKRGASLAWERRYRIALEAARGLCYLHHDCSPMIVHRDVKSNNILLGDNLEARVADFGLAKFLFRRGSGGATDECMSAVAGSYGYIAPEYAYTLRVDEKSDVYSYGVVLLELVTGRRPVGPDFGEGVDIVQWAKRATAGRREAVPGIADRRLVGAPGDEVAHLFFVAMLCVQDNSVERPTMREVVQMLADEFPRHAASASAQTSPSTSTSSAAVAAPTPGGEESSSPDGGGKEPPPANCYKLFPDLLA